The DNA segment AATTTGATTTGGGTTTTATTCCTTTTTTATCCAGATATTGTATCATTTCATCCATCTTTTCCTGTGCAAGATCTTTTTTAACCCTTCCTGAAAACTTCAAAACCAGTGCATGCTGATTTTTAACCTCTTTAAATTTTATTCTATCATCCTCTGGCTCTGGAAGGGTTTCAAGTTCATATCCTTTGGGAATTGTAAATGATATTCTGTGGATGTTTTTTCCCTTCTTCTCATGAGTAACAGGAGCTGTCATAGATATTTTCTCAGATTCAACCAAAGCTTCCTGTGTTACTGGAGCTGCCATTGAAATTTTCTCAAATTCTCCTTTAGATTCTGAAACATCTTCCTCAGATACCGGTGCTGTCATAGATATTTTAGAGCGTTTCCTGTTGGCTCCAAATATGTACTTTGCAAGTATGGAGAATCCTCTTCCAATGGAATCATCAAAATCTCCCTCAACATCCACCTGTGCCAGTATGTAAGGGTCATAGTTTCTGATTTCAAATTTACCATCTTTACTCTCAACACTGAACTCAGGGCTTTCAACCATTCTCCAACCCCCAATTGGTTAATTGAAGTAAAAAAAATTCTTCACCATTTAATAATATTGTAAATCAAATAATAAGTAACTAAAGATTTCATCATAAAAAGGAGGGGTTTGACATGGATAATGATGAAAGGAAGGAAATAATGTCTAAGTCTCCAATTAGTTTTGAGGGGCTTCGAAAACTGAATATAGGTGCTGGAACCCTGCACCTCATTCAGGGGATTTTAATGATTGCCCTGGGCCTTCTTCTGACTTGGAACAGGGATATATACACGTTTTACCTGAAGTTTCAGGTTATACCACCGAACGTGTTCAAGGTTGCACCAGATCCAAGTGTGATATTTACTGTGGGATACTTGGGAGTTATCCTAGCATCGTTTCTGCTCATATCAGCAGCGGCACACTTCATAATCGCTTTTTTAAGAAACAACGAGTACAATGAAAACCTTAAAAAGGGAATGAATCCCTACAGATGGTACGAATACGCCCTTTCAAGCTCCATAATGATTGTGATACTTGCAACTTTTGTTGGAGTCTGGGATCTATGGTCTCTGGTGATGATATTCATCCTAAATGCCATGATGATCATGTTCGGCTACCTCATGGAGAAGATCAACCAGTACCCTAAAAAAACTGACTGGTCACCCTACCTTCTGGGATGTGTCTCTGGACTGACACCGTGGATAGTGATTGCAGCCTACTTCGTAGCTGCCCTTGGCTCATCAGCAACCAAACCACCAACCTTTGTTTACCTGACCCTTCTCATTTACTTCGTAATGTTCAACACCTTCTCAGTGAACATGGTGCTTCAGTATAAGGGTATCGGAAAGTGGAGGGACTACCTCTACGGTGAAAGGGTTTACATAATCCTCAGCTTAATCGCAAAAACTGCACTGGCATGGCTGGTATTTATAGGGATCTTTGCTCCGTTCTAATCAGAGAACACTGTTTAAATATCCAAAAATGATTTTATACCTTTTTATTTTTTTAATTAAAATTTGTTGTATTAAATTAGTAAAACTTGGTAAAATAAGGATTTAAACCCCTTAAAAATTAAATTGGATGAGTATTCGCCGTTTATTTCATGGAAAGTCCAGCTTCATGTCCATGTCCATTAAATCTTCAAGTGCCTCCACGAATTCCATGAAAGAATCTGGAAAGTCGTTGGTTCCTGCAGATTCAATTTCCATGTCTTCAATGGATATTTGAACCTTCCATTGGGTTCCATCAAAACAGCAGAGATCGTAGTGTTCATTCCACTCCCACAGTCCCATATCCTCCATCTTATGCCAAAAGTCTTCCCATTGGTTTTCACTGGGAGTTATGGGCTCTGAAATACCATCAATATTTCCTTCTTGGTAGATCAGGCAATTATTTTGGAGTTTTACTGAAAATCTCTCTTTTGGATAGATAATTGAACCATACTCCACCACAAACTTTTCTGGAATCATATCCTGCATGTTCATCCTAATCATTTAATTATGGCCTATTTAAGCTCTTTACCCACATTAAATGCCTTTGCCAGATATTTTCCTACAGAGTAGTAGGCTCTGCCTGCAGGGTCGTATATGAATGGTTTTATCTTGTTTATGTCTGGAATTCCATCTGGATCAAGGGCTTCCTCATCCACCTTAACATCCATTATCTCACCGTTGAGTTGGACGTGCACCCCCAGATCTGCTGTTTGAACCAGTTTGCACTCGAGAACCATTGGGAACTCTTTAACATAGGGGGCATCCACTACTTCACTTTTAACTGGAGTTAAACCGGCTTTCTCAAATTTATCCGCGTTCCTGCCTGATACTATTCCGGAGTAATCTGCCTCCTTAACATGTTCCTCTGAGGGTATGCTTACTGTGAAGGCCTCCCTTTCAAGTATGTTTTCATAGGTGTATCTGTGCTTTTGAAGTGAAATTGAAACACACGGCGGATTGGAACAGGATATACCTCCCCATGCTGCTGCCATTATATCAGGTTTTCCAGCTTTGTCGTAGGTCCCAACTATGAAGACTGGTGTTGGATAAACTATTGTTTTTGCTCCTATTGATCGTTTCATACGCATCATCTCCTAAAAAGTTTTTAAATTAATTATTTAGGGTTTTGAATGATTTAAATGATTATTTTTAAAATTATGATTTGAAATATGTTTTAAAGGTAAATCCCCTACCAATGTTCGTAACGTACAATCTGGGACAGTTCCTTACGTGTTTTAGGTCTTATTTCATCATCAGGATAGCCCAGAGTTGTGAATAAAATTGGTTCAACACCTTCAGGTAACTTCAATACACTCCTAGCTGCATCTGCATTGAAAGCTGCTATCCAACAGGTTCCCAGCCCTAAACTGGTTGCTTCAAGTATCAGGTGATCCATGGCTATTGTAACATCCACTTCACTGTAATTTTTACCGTCACTGCGAACCCATCCCTCTTCAGGCACTGCACATGCACATATCACTATGGGTGCATGGGTGAACCATTCTGCACCGTAAATAGCCTTTAGCTCATCTTCTCTTCCACTTGTTTTAATAACTATGAATTTGAATGGCTGTTTGTTGGCTGCTGTTGGTGCAATACGTACCGCTTCCAATATTTTTTCGAGTTTTTCAGTTTCTATTGGTTTGTTTTTATATTTACGTACGCTGTACCTTCTCTCAATTAAATCCATAAACTTTATTAGAACACCTCCAAAAAATACATCATTTTTCATGCTTTTTTCCAGTGCAGGAGTTAATTCAAGTTCTTACTTCAAATTAACACGTATACGAAAATATTTAGGCACTGTTACTTTGAACCCATTCCCCTATGTAAAATATGAAAATAAATTATTGCAGATGGATATTAATATATAAATTGTTTTATAAATTGTTTTTAAATAATTTTGTTAATAATATCTAATAAAAATGGAATGATCAAAAATTTTTACAAACAATGGGCATTTAGAGTAGATATTAAACTAAGAATTTATAAAATTAGGAATATCAATTTCAGCAATGCCCAAAAAACATAGATCATCAAAATAGCCTTATTAAGTTAAAAAATTAGAAAAAATAAATTTAATGTGCATAAATCACTCATAAAGTTTCAGGAGGATTTAAAGATGAAGATCAACCTAACAGAAAAATGTCCAAAGTGTGGATGTCAGGATAAAACAATTGAAAGAAAAATACGTGATGAACACCTTGCTTTTGCCACTACCGGAACTGTTGTATGCTCAAAGTGTGGTTACGTTTTTAATTCACCAGATGATAAGTAAAGAAAAAGATGAAACTGAAAAATGAATCAGATTTACCTGTGAAGATCAAAGGAAATTAGAAACCAGGATTTTAAAATAGGTAACTTATTGTGTTCTGTGAGTTTAAAACACTTCAGTTAAGGGAACTTCCATTTATCCTTTCATAGCTTCACCATTTCAAAATTTTAACATTAATTAGTTTTAATTAAAAGCTGGCCAGATTAAAATGAGAAAGTTATTGTGGTGGGTGATTGCAGGCACAACTGGGGGCCCTAACCGTGCCAAGATAATTAAAGAGCTGCATGAAAGGCCTTACAATGCTCATCAACTGGCTGAAAGATTGGAACTTAACTACAAAACTGTGCGCCACCATCTCAAAGTTCTGGATGAGAACAATTTAATCACATCATCTGGAAAGAAGTATGGTGAGCTTTACTTCCTTTCGGATAAGATCATTGAAAACTACGATGTTTTTGAGGATATATGGAAGGAACTGAAATATGGATCAGAAAAGGAACAACCCCAAAATCCATAAGCGTGAATTAAAGATTAAGATGATAGTAGAGAGGATAAGAACATGTTAACACCCTATGAAATCACTGCAATTATTTATGTGGCTTTAGTAGTTGGATTGATAAACATTTTTTTGCTCTTAGACCTCCTTTACTCCTATTGGAACACTTATAAAGAGTTAGAATCCAAATTTACAGTGGGACTCATCTTTTTTACTTCATTTCTCCTGCTTCAAAACGTTTTAGCATCCATTTTTATTGCAGTACAGCTTATTTTACCTCCAGATTTTAATGGTTCGGAACTTGGAAAACCACATCTTCCACTACTTTTGATCAATTTAATCCAGTTAGTGGCTCTTTCCATACTTTTGAGGATAACACGGAAATAGGCTAATGTTTTCATAAGTTTATAATTATTATCTCTATTTTTAATTAATATCTGAAAAATGTTCAGAGTATGTGCTGAAATTCACAGTATTATTGTAATTTATGCATAATTTATGTGTGATTTGGGCATATCTATTTCATACAACTCCAACATAAATAAATTATATGTCATACTTAACACTAATTCTGAAAAATCCATTCAGAAACAAAACCCGGACCTCCCTTTCAATCATTGGAATTGCAATAGGGATAACTATCATAGTGGCCATGGGCATGATCACAAATGGGCTTCAAGCATCCACCCAGACCACCCTCAAGGCAGGTGCGGCTGAAATCACTGTGACACATGCAGGTTCCAATGCATTTGTTTCAAGCGGAGGTACCATAGATCAAAGCCGTGTAGCTGATATTAAAGGAATTGGTGGAGTCAAAGATGCTGCAGGTATTTTAAAGGTTAGTAACTCCAGCACCACTTCTGGAACTTCTTCAAGTTCGTCTGCTAGTCCCGCAGGATCTGGAGGATTTGGAGGTTTGTCAATAATTGGTATTGATAATAGCCAGCTGAGCCTTGCAGGTATAAGTGCTGATAACGTCAATGGAAGTTTGTTCAGTAATGGAAGTACAGATGAAGTTATAATAGGTAAAACCGCAGCTCAAAGTCTTAATAAAACTGTTGGAGATACCATAAACCTTTACGGGAAAGACTTCAAGATAACTGGAATTTTTGAGACTGGAAACTTCATACAGGATGCAGGAGTTTTCATGCCCCTTAACACCCTCCAAAACTTGACAAGCAACACCAACAAGGTCAGTAACATATACGTTAAGGTCAAAGACAATGCAAATGTAACGCAGGTAAGTAAATCCATTGCAGATGCCTATCCGAATGAGCTGTCAACAACAACAGCTGCAGATCAGGCCAACAGAATAAGTCAAGCTATGGGAACCATAGACACAGCTTCCTGGGCAATTTCACTCCTTGCAATATTCATTGGTGGAATTGGAGTTATAAACACCATGATAATGTCAGTATTTGAGAGAACAAGAGAAATAGGAGTTCTTAAAGCTGTTGGATGGAAAGACAGGAGAATCTTGGGAATGATACTCGGTGAATCCATCGTACTCACACTCATAGCTGCAGTTGCAGGTACGGTTGTTGGAGTGGTAGGAGTTGAAGTTCTACTGTCCTTTTCAAGCAGCACAATAACGCCGGTATTTTCAATTGACATATTAATACGGGCCTTTGGAGTGGCCTTGATCGTGGGGGTTCTCGGTGGACTGTATCCAGCATACCGTGCCTCCAGATTACAACCAACAGAGGCTCTGCGCTATGAATAAGATTAAAACCAATACAACCAAGATAATCAACATCAAAAACCTTAAAAAAGGCTACGATAACAACCAAATAAAAGCTTTGAATGGTGTTGACCTTGAAATAAAAGAAGGAGAATTTATAGCCATAATGGGACCTTCAGGCTCTGGTAAATCCACACTACTCAATATGATAGGAGCACTGGACAGAGCAGATGGGGGATCCATAGAAGTTGCAGGTATCGATCTATTTAAAGCCAAAAATCTCAGTGAATTTCGCTCCAAAGAGATAGGCTTCGTTTTCCAGATGCACAACCTCATACCCAACCTCACGGTAATGGAAAACGTCGAAATACCCATGTACGAGACATCCATATCCTCAGATGAAATGCATGAAAGGGCTTTGGAACTTTTAAAAGCAGTAGGCCTTGAAGACAAGGTCAATCAAAGACCTACAAAACTTTCAGGCGGTGAAAGGCAGAGAGTAGCAATAGCCCGGGCTCTTGTTAACCACCCCTCCATAATTCTAGCAGACGAACCCACAGGTGCCCTTGATTCAAAAAATGGGAAGATAATACTCGACCTTTTGAAGGACCTGCACCAAAGGGAGAACGTGACCCTCATAGTGGTAACTCACGCACCAGACGTTGGACAAATGGCTGAAAGGACCATAGAAGTTCTTGATGGAAAAATAGTGTCCAAATAGAAATATCCAATTTCTTTTAAACCTTTTTTTAAATTTTTATTTTTTTTTAAGATTAAAAGGTTCATTTAAAATTGAAAAAACAGATTTTAATAGATCTGATAAAATAGAAATTAAAATAGTAGTTTTTAATCCAACAAATATCGATTTTTAAGGGTTATATCCTAATATTTGCAGTTTTTATGATTTTTAGATCATGAGGGGATCATGAATCACATGCCAAACATTTTAAAGAAGCTAAAGGTATTGAAAAGTGTTATAGATCTTTATATTTTAATTTAAACCCATTAAAACTGTTTAAGTACACTTTGAATGGATCCATGTATTGGTTGTTATATTACAAGCATGACATGGAGTTAAGAATGTATTTGATTAGTTCTCTTTTTTTGAAAATAAGGTTTGAATGGGCTTATTTACTGAGAATGGAAACCCAAGTAACTGGTCCATGATCATCCATTTCAATTCCCATTTAAAACGTTTAAAATTAAAAAAAGAGTTCTATGCGTGCCTTTTTTTTGATTTTAGACCAAAAGCTTTATATGTTATTGTGAGGTACC comes from the Methanobacterium aggregans genome and includes:
- a CDS encoding ABC transporter ATP-binding protein — translated: MNKIKTNTTKIINIKNLKKGYDNNQIKALNGVDLEIKEGEFIAIMGPSGSGKSTLLNMIGALDRADGGSIEVAGIDLFKAKNLSEFRSKEIGFVFQMHNLIPNLTVMENVEIPMYETSISSDEMHERALELLKAVGLEDKVNQRPTKLSGGERQRVAIARALVNHPSIILADEPTGALDSKNGKIILDLLKDLHQRENVTLIVVTHAPDVGQMAERTIEVLDGKIVSK
- a CDS encoding flavin reductase family protein, which produces MKRSIGAKTIVYPTPVFIVGTYDKAGKPDIMAAAWGGISCSNPPCVSISLQKHRYTYENILEREAFTVSIPSEEHVKEADYSGIVSGRNADKFEKAGLTPVKSEVVDAPYVKEFPMVLECKLVQTADLGVHVQLNGEIMDVKVDEEALDPDGIPDINKIKPFIYDPAGRAYYSVGKYLAKAFNVGKELK
- a CDS encoding ABC transporter permease, translated to MSYLTLILKNPFRNKTRTSLSIIGIAIGITIIVAMGMITNGLQASTQTTLKAGAAEITVTHAGSNAFVSSGGTIDQSRVADIKGIGGVKDAAGILKVSNSSTTSGTSSSSSASPAGSGGFGGLSIIGIDNSQLSLAGISADNVNGSLFSNGSTDEVIIGKTAAQSLNKTVGDTINLYGKDFKITGIFETGNFIQDAGVFMPLNTLQNLTSNTNKVSNIYVKVKDNANVTQVSKSIADAYPNELSTTTAADQANRISQAMGTIDTASWAISLLAIFIGGIGVINTMIMSVFERTREIGVLKAVGWKDRRILGMILGESIVLTLIAAVAGTVVGVVGVEVLLSFSSSTITPVFSIDILIRAFGVALIVGVLGGLYPAYRASRLQPTEALRYE
- the heR gene encoding heliorhodopsin HeR produces the protein MDNDERKEIMSKSPISFEGLRKLNIGAGTLHLIQGILMIALGLLLTWNRDIYTFYLKFQVIPPNVFKVAPDPSVIFTVGYLGVILASFLLISAAAHFIIAFLRNNEYNENLKKGMNPYRWYEYALSSSIMIVILATFVGVWDLWSLVMIFILNAMMIMFGYLMEKINQYPKKTDWSPYLLGCVSGLTPWIVIAAYFVAALGSSATKPPTFVYLTLLIYFVMFNTFSVNMVLQYKGIGKWRDYLYGERVYIILSLIAKTALAWLVFIGIFAPF
- a CDS encoding TIGR04165 family Cys-rich peptide, whose amino-acid sequence is MKINLTEKCPKCGCQDKTIERKIRDEHLAFATTGTVVCSKCGYVFNSPDDK
- a CDS encoding ArsR/SmtB family transcription factor, with translation MRKLLWWVIAGTTGGPNRAKIIKELHERPYNAHQLAERLELNYKTVRHHLKVLDENNLITSSGKKYGELYFLSDKIIENYDVFEDIWKELKYGSEKEQPQNP
- a CDS encoding SOUL family heme-binding protein is translated as MVESPEFSVESKDGKFEIRNYDPYILAQVDVEGDFDDSIGRGFSILAKYIFGANRKRSKISMTAPVSEEDVSESKGEFEKISMAAPVTQEALVESEKISMTAPVTHEKKGKNIHRISFTIPKGYELETLPEPEDDRIKFKEVKNQHALVLKFSGRVKKDLAQEKMDEMIQYLDKKGIKPKSNFIVAQYNNPLVPGFLRRNEIIVEI
- a CDS encoding nitroreductase family protein — its product is MDLIERRYSVRKYKNKPIETEKLEKILEAVRIAPTAANKQPFKFIVIKTSGREDELKAIYGAEWFTHAPIVICACAVPEEGWVRSDGKNYSEVDVTIAMDHLILEATSLGLGTCWIAAFNADAARSVLKLPEGVEPILFTTLGYPDDEIRPKTRKELSQIVRYEHW